The segment ATGCTGGACGCCACCTTGTCGGGAGGCTCGGCGCCGAACGCCACGATCGACAACATCGTGTTGAGCAACCTGACCGTCTGCCATCCCGACATGACGCTGCGCGAGGTCTCCTACGTGCTGGCGGAAAGCCGGGTGTCCTGCGTGCCGGTTGTGGAGCGCCATGATGCGCGGCAGGTCGTCGGCCTGATGACGGTCGAGGACCTGCTGCGGGGCCGTCTTCAGGATCTGGAGGAGGAGCGCCTGCGGGAGCGGGTGCTGCACGTGCGTCACTTCTTCCGGTTGCCGCGTGGCAGGCGGCGACGGATCAAGAATCCGCTCTCCGCGCCCTAGGCCGGTCCACGGCCCGGGTCAGCGCCGGCGATCGCCGTCAGAAATAAGGCGAAAACAGCCAGGAAATGGCGTCGCGCAGGCGCACGGGCAGCGATCGCGCCTCGATCTCCCGCAGCGTCACCGCTTCGGAGCGGTTGCGCACCTCCTCGAAGTGCCGGGTCAGTTTTTCGACCAGCCTGGGGTCGAATGCCTCCACGACCAATTCGAAATTGAGCCGCAGGCTGCGCGTGTCGATGTTCGCGGAGCCGAACTGCACGTAATCATCGTCAACCAGAAACAACTTGGTATGGGCGAAGGGCGCCGGCCGGTAGTAAATGCGTACCTGGTGCTGTAACAGTGGAGCGAGCAGGTTGCGGGTGGCCCAGTCGATCCAGGGGTGGTCGCTCCGTTGCGGAAGAATGATGCTCACGTCCACGCCGCGCAGCGCCGCCGCCTGCAGCGCGGATACCAGCGCCGGACTGGGCACCAGATACGGCGTCATGATCCATGCCCGGTGATGGGCGCTTGCCAGCGCGCCGATCAGGATCAACATCAGGATATCGCGCCCCTCGCTCGGACCGCTGGTGATGACGCGGGCGATGGCGTCACCCGCGGCCGGGGGCGGCGTCTGCGACGCCGCCGTGTTCTCTTCGGTCACGAACCGCCAGTCGGCGGCGTAGGCATCCGCCATCTGCCGCGTCAGCGGACCCCGGATCCGGAAGTGCAGGTCCTCGACGTGATGCCTCTGCGGCAGGTTCAGCAGGTGGTGTGCGGCGATATTCATGCCGCCGGTAAAGGCCACCTCCTCGTCCACCAGCAGCAGCTTGCGATGATTGCGCAGGTTGATATGAAACAGCGGCGGCCACCAGCGCAACGGCAGGAAAAGCGCCGGCCGCAATCCGCGGCTCTCCAGCAGGGCGCTGCCTCGTGGCCGGTAGAACACATCGGCCATGCCGTCGAGCAGCACGCGGACGTCGACGTTGCGTTGCCGGGCCTCGGACAATGCGGCCGCGAATTGCTCCCCGACGATGTCATGGAAATATATGTAGGTCGACAGGCAGATACTGCGGCGCGCGCCGCGGATCGCCTCCAGCATCGCCGGGTAGGCCTGCTCGCCGTTGAACAAGGGTTCGATCCGGTTCCCCCTGACGAGCGGCCATCCGGTCAGGGCCTCCCCGAGGCGCACCAGCTCGCGCACCCCGGTCGCGTCACTCTGGCGGGTCGCAGGGGGGTTGATGTCGCCGCCCGGGATCGGGGCCGGCCGCCGCGGTCCACGCAGGCGTTGGGCAAGCCGCTCGACCCGATTCATGCCGAACAGGTAGTACAGCGCCGCGCCCGCATAGGGGAACAGCCAGCAGGCCGCGATCCAGCCCCAGGCGGATCGCGGGTCGCGTTTGTTGAGCAGCGCATGCGTGGCGGCCATGATCGCGACCATCGCATGAACGCCGAAGAACACAAGATAATGTGCGGACATGCTCCCCATCGGATTTACATTCGCGTCGGTATGCCGATCTCGACGGCCAGCGGCAGATGATCCGAGGTGGTCCTCGACAGGGCTTCCAGGCTGTAGACCCGGACCTCGGGCGAGACCAGCACGTGATCTATCCGCCGATGGGGCCGCCAACTCGGAAAGGTGGCGGGACTGTGCGGCGACACGCAGAGCCCGCTGTCGCGCAAGCCGGGATGGCGCAGCAGGTCCTCCGGTTCGCAATTGAGATCGCCCAGCAGCACCACGGGGCGGTTCCGCGGCAGGCGCCCACTCAGGAAATCGAGTTGCTGATGCCGCGCCCGCGCGCCGAGAGAAAGGTGCGCGATCACGACCTCCAGATCGCCCGCGTCGCCGCCCAGCTTCACGCTGAGCGCGCGGCGGCCGGGGATCGGGGAAGGCAGGTGGAATTCATCGACGCGCCGCGGCGGAATGCGGCTGAGATACCCCAGGCAGTGCCGCGTGATCGGGCGCAGGTCCCGGGTGATGGTCAGGCCGAAGTGGGGA is part of the Gammaproteobacteria bacterium genome and harbors:
- a CDS encoding phospholipase D-like domain-containing protein yields the protein MSAHYLVFFGVHAMVAIMAATHALLNKRDPRSAWGWIAACWLFPYAGAALYYLFGMNRVERLAQRLRGPRRPAPIPGGDINPPATRQSDATGVRELVRLGEALTGWPLVRGNRIEPLFNGEQAYPAMLEAIRGARRSICLSTYIYFHDIVGEQFAAALSEARQRNVDVRVLLDGMADVFYRPRGSALLESRGLRPALFLPLRWWPPLFHINLRNHRKLLLVDEEVAFTGGMNIAAHHLLNLPQRHHVEDLHFRIRGPLTRQMADAYAADWRFVTEENTAASQTPPPAAGDAIARVITSGPSEGRDILMLILIGALASAHHRAWIMTPYLVPSPALVSALQAAALRGVDVSIILPQRSDHPWIDWATRNLLAPLLQHQVRIYYRPAPFAHTKLFLVDDDYVQFGSANIDTRSLRLNFELVVEAFDPRLVEKLTRHFEEVRNRSEAVTLREIEARSLPVRLRDAISWLFSPYF
- a CDS encoding endonuclease/exonuclease/phosphatase family protein, translated to MAGELTTALPASRPGAAKPHLRLRLLNFNMQIGLHTRHYGDYLTRAWRHVLPGPGMRANLDRIAELIGPYDVVALQEGDAGSLRTLWRNQIEYLAHRAHFPHFGLTITRDLRPITRHCLGYLSRIPPRRVDEFHLPSPIPGRRALSVKLGGDAGDLEVVIAHLSLGARARHQQLDFLSGRLPRNRPVVLLGDLNCEPEDLLRHPGLRDSGLCVSPHSPATFPSWRPHRRIDHVLVSPEVRVYSLEALSRTTSDHLPLAVEIGIPTRM